The Brassica oleracea var. oleracea cultivar TO1000 chromosome C6, BOL, whole genome shotgun sequence genome includes a region encoding these proteins:
- the LOC106297768 gene encoding uncharacterized protein LOC106297768 — protein sequence MDDRKVAGNQLRRIRYNLRPPPEGSSYKVHKYSLAYTVLNTDVFWIIFSEKPLAKQNAKRAITCVSNKEPKKVCHNDIDLLNPPAELDKRKHELKHLVQSPNSFSTVLQNDIDLLNPLAEVETRKHKLKRLVQSPNYFFMDVKCQGCFNGTTVCSHSHTAVDVKCQGCFNIDVVSHSQTVVVCGNCQTVLCQQIPGYKKKSKTVEMSKLLAAEELESTKTLIEELKLNLDKAETEEKQAKRDSELAKRESELAKLRVVETQQGIVGEASVATKAQLEAAQARHTSAVSELESIKEELQTLQNEYDALVEENELAMKEAEAVLASKEVERKVEEMPRLLQHH from the exons ATGGATGATAGAAAGGTAGCTGGCAACCAATTGCGGAGAATCCGGTATAATCTGAGGCCTCCTCCCGAAGGGTCATCTTACAAGGTTCATAAGTATTCTTTAGCGTATACTGTTTTGAATACCGATGTCTTTTGGATTATCTTTAGTGAAAAACCTTTAGCTAAACAAAATGCTAAAAGAGCTATCACTTGTGTGAGCAATAAAGAGCCTAAGAA GGTTTGTCACAACGACATTGATCTGCTTAACCCTCCAGCCGAGCTTGATAAGAGGAAGCACGAGCTCAAGCATCTTGTTCAGTCTCCCAACTCTTTTTCCACG GTGCTGCAAAACGACATCGATTTGCTTAACCCACTAGCTGAGGTTGAGACGAGGAAGCACAAGCTCAAGCGACTTGTTCAATCTCCCAACTACTTTTTCATG GATGTGAAATGCCAAGGCTGCTTCAACGG CACTACTGTTTGCAGTCACTCGCATACTGCTGTG GATGTTAAATGCCAAGGCTGCTTCAACAT TGATGTTGTCAGTCACTCGCAGACTGTTGTGGTGTGTGGAAATTGCCAGACAGTGTTGTGCCAGCAGATTCCTGGGTACAAGAAAAAATCAAAGACTGTTGAGATGTCAAAGTTGCTAGCGGCTGAGGAGTTAGAGAGCACAAAGACACTCATTGAAGAGTTGAAGCTTAATCTTGACAAGGCGGAAACAGAAGAAAAACAGGCAAAGCGGGACTCAGAACTTGCAAAGCGGGAATCAGAACTTGCAAAGCTGAGAGTTGTGGAGACGCAACAAGGAATTGTTGGTGAAGCTAGTGTTGCCACTAAAGCCCAGCTTGAAGCGGCTCAAGCCAGGCATACATCTGCGGTTTCAGAACTGGAATCTATCAAGGAAGAGCTGCAAACTCTTCAAAATGAGTATGATGCCTTGGTAGAAGAGAACGAGTTGGCTATGAAGGAAGCAGAAGCAGTTTTGGCTTCTAAAGAAGTGGAGAGGAAGGTTGAAGAAATGCCAAGGCTGCTTCAACAT CACTAG
- the LOC106296878 gene encoding shaggy-related protein kinase beta: MNVMRRLTSIASGRGFVSSDNVGETETPRSKPNHICEEIEETTREDSVSKTEDSDSLPKEMGIGDDDKDKDGGIIKGNGTESGRIITTTKKGLNDQRDKTISYRAEHVIGTGSFGVVFQAKCLETEEKVAIKKVLQDKRYKNRELQIMRMLDHPNVVDLKYSFFSTTEKDELYLNLVLEYVPETIYRSSRSYTKMNQHMPLIYIQLYTYQICRAMNYLHRVVGVCHRDIKPQNLLVNNVTHEVKVCDFGSAKMLIPGEPNISYICSRYYRAPELIFGVTEYTTAIDMWSVGCVMAELFLGHPLFPGETSVDQLVEIIKILGTPAREEIRNMNPRYNDFKFPQIKAQPWHKIFRRQVSPEAMDLASRLLQYSPNLRCSALEACAHPFFDDLRDPRASLPNGRALPPLFDFTAQELAGASVELRHRLIPEHARK, from the exons ATGAATGTGATGCGTAGATTGACGAGTATCGCTTCTGGACGCGGTTTCGTCTCTTCTGATAAC GTAGGAGAGACCGAGACGCCGAGATCGAAGCCTAACCATATTTGTGAAGAGATAGAAGAGACTACACGAGAAGACTCTGTTTCTAAAACAGAGGATTCTGATTCATTACCAAAAGAGATGGGAATCGGTGATGACGACAAGGATAAGGACGGTGGGATCATCAAGGGGAATGGGACAGAGTCTGGTCGGATCATTACCACCACAAAGAAGGGTCTGAACGATCAAAGAGACAAG ACAATCTCGTACAGAGCTGAACATGTGATTGGCACTGGCTCATTCGGTGTTGTCTTTCAG GCTAAGTGCTTAGAGACAGAAGAAAAAGTAGCTATCAAGAAAGTGTTGCAAGACAAGAGATACAAGAACAGAGAGCTTCAGATCATGCGGATGCTTGATCATCCTAATGTTGTTGACCTCAAGTATTCTTTCTTCTCCACCACTGAGAAAGATGAGCTTTATCTTAACCTTGTTCTTGAGTATGTACCTGAGACTATATACCGTTCTTCAAGATCTTACACCAAGATGAATCAACACATGCCCTTGATCTATATTCAGCTCTATACATATCAG ATTTGCCGCGCAATGAACTATCTACATAGAGTTGTTGGAGTGTGTCACCGTGACATTAAACCTCAGAATCTATTG GTCAATAATGTTACACATGAGGTGAAGGTATGCGATTTTGGGAGCGCCAAGATGCTG ATTCCGGGAGAACCCAATATATCTTACATATGCTCAAGGTATTACAGAGCTCCTGAACTCATATTTGGGGTAACTGAGTACACAACCGCCATCGATATGTGGTCTGTTGGCTGTGTCATGGCTGAACTTTTTCTTGGACAT CCTCTGTTCCCTGGAGAGACTAGTGTTGATCAATTGGTTGAGATCATTAAG ATTTTGGGAACACCAGCAAGAGAAGAGATCAGAAACATGAATCCTCGTTACAATGATTTTAAGTTCCCTCAGATCAAAGCTCAGCCATGGCACAAG ATTTTCCGGAGACAGGTATCTCCAGAAGCAATGGATCTTGCCTCTAGACTCCTCCAGTACTCACCAAACCTGAGATGCTCAGCG CTTGAAGCATGTGCACACCCCTTCTTCGATGATCTGAGAGACCCGAGAGCATCCTTGCCTAATGGAAGAGCACTTCCTCCACTGTTTGATTTCACAGCTCAAG AACTGGCTGGTGCATCTGTTGAATTGCGTCATCGCTTAATCCCTGAACATGCAAGGAAATAA
- the LOC106296374 gene encoding COP9 signalosome complex subunit 1, with protein MERDEESSGLMMEMCTNGGGEETSNRRPIISGEPLDIEAYASLYKGRTKIMRLLFIASHCGGNQTMQLEALRMAYDEIKKGENTQLFRDVVNRINGRLGDKYKMDSAWCESVDRRAEQKKGRLENELSSYRTNLIKESIRMGHNDFGDFYYACGLLSDAFKNYVRTRDYCTTAKHIIHMCMNAILVSIEMGQFTHVSSYVNKAEQNPETLDPIVAAKLRCASGLAHLELKKYKLAARKFLDVSPELGNSYNEVIAPQDVATYGGLCALASFDRSELKAKVIDNINFRDFLELVPEVRELINDFYSSRYASCLEYLGSLRANLLLDIHLHDHVDTLYDQIRKKALIQYTLPFVSVDLSRMADAFKTSVSGLEKELEALITDNQIQARIDSHNKILYARHADQRNATFQKVLQMGNEFDRDVRSMMLRANLLKHEYHARAGRNH; from the exons ATGGAGCGCGACGAAGAATCAAGCGGACTGATGATGGAGATGTGCACTAACGGAGGAGGCGAAGAAACATCTAATCGGAGACCTATTATAAGCGGCGAACCTCTCGACATCGAAGCTTACGCGTCGCTGTACAAAGGACGAACGAAGATCATGCGATTACTCTTCATCGCAAGCCATTGCGGCGGAAACCAGACGATGCAGCTCGAAGCGTTGAGGATGGCTTACGACGAGATCAAGAAGGGAGAGAACACGCAGTTGTTCAGAGACGTGGTTAACAGGATCAACGGGAGGCTTGGGGATAAGTACAAGATGGATTCGGCTTGGTGTGAAAGTGTAGATCGTCGTGCTGAGCAGAAGAAAGGAAGGCTTGAGAACGAGCTCAGTTCGTATCGG ACTAATCTGATCAAGGAAAGCATCAGAATGGGTCATAATGATTTTGGTGACTTCTACTATGCTTGTGGTTTGCTCAGTGATGCTTTCAAGAACTATGTTCGAACACGAGACTACTGCACCACGGCTAAGCACATTATTCACATGTGTATGAACGCCATTCTTGTGAGCATCGAGATGGGACAGTTCACTCATGTGTCAAGCTACGTGAACAAGGCAGAGCAGAACCCTGAAACCCTTGACCCTATTGTAGCTGCTAAACTCCGATGTGCTTCTGGATTGGCTCACTTGGAGCTGAAGAAGTATAAGCTCGCTGCTCGTAAG TTTTTGGATGTTAGTCCAGAACTTGGGAATTCATATAACGAGGTCATTGCTCCTCAAGACGTTGCAACCTATGGAGGACTTTGTGCACTGGCTAGCTTTGATCGATCAGAATTGAAG GCAAAAGTGATTGACAACATCAACTTCCGGGATTTCTTGGAGCTAGTACCCGAAGTGAGGGAGCTTATTAACGATTTCTATTCAAG CCGCTATGCTTCTTGTCTGGAGTATCTCGGAAGTCTCAGAGCGAATCTGCTGCTGGACATCCATCTTCATGATCACGTCGACACACTCTATGATCAGATAAGGAAGAAGGCGTTGATCCAGTACACACTGCCATTTGTTTCTGTTGATTTGAGTAGGATGGCTGATGCGTTCAAGACGAGTGTCTCTGGTCTAGAGAAGGAACTGGAAGCCTTGATAACAGACAACCAGATACAG GCACGGATTGATTCTCACAACAAAATCCTCTATGCAAGGCACGCTGATCAGAGGAATGCAACTTTCCAAAAGGTGCTTCAGATGGGTAACGAGTTCGATAGAGATGTCAGGTCAATGATGTTGAGAGCCAACCTTCTTAAACATGAGTATCATGCCAGAGCTGGAAGAAACCATTGA
- the LOC106300653 gene encoding homeobox-leucine zipper protein HDG1, with translation MNFNGYLGDGSSGDRISDVPYSDHVSFPAAATMPHSRPFSSNGLSLGLQTNGVNGETFETNVTRNKSRGGEDAESRSESDNAEAASGDDLETGDKPPRKKKRYHRHTAKQIQDLESVFKECAHPDEKQRLDLSRRLNLDPRQVKFWFQNRRTQMKTQIERHENALLRQENDKLRAENMSVREAMRNPMCSNCGGPAVPGEVSMEEQHLRIENSRLKDELDRVCALTGKFFGRSPSGSHHVPDSSLLLGVGVGSGGGFSLSSPSLPQASPRFEISNDTGLATVNRQPPVSDFDQRSRYLDLALGAMEELVKMARRHEPLWVRSSETGFEMLNKEEYDTSFSRVVGPKQDGFVSEASKETGNVIINSLALVETLMDSERWAEMFPSMISRTSTTEIISSGMGGTRNGALHLMHAELQLLSPLVPVRQVSFLRFCKQHAEGVWAVVDVSIDSIREGSSSSCRRLPSGCLVQDMANGYSKVTWIEHTEYDENRIHRLYRPLLSCGLAFGAQRWMAALQRQCECLTILMSSTVSPSRSPTPISCNGRKSMLKLARRMTDNFCGGVCASSLQKWSKLNVGNVDEDVRIMTRKSVNDPGEPPGIVLNAATSVWMPVSPKRLFDFLGNERLRSEWDILSNGGPMQEMAHIAKGHDHSNSISLLRATAINANQSSMLILQETSIDAAGAVVVYAPVDIPAMQTVMNGGDSAYVALLPSGFAILPNAPQRLEERNGNGGCMAEGGSLLTVAFQILVNSLPTAKLTVESVETVNNLISCTIQKIKAALHCDSN, from the exons ATGAATTTTAACGGTTATCTCGGCGACGGTTCTTCCGGAGATAGAATCTCCGATGTTCCGTACAGTGACCACGTCTCTTTCCCCGCCGCAGCCACCATGCCTCACTCTCGTCCCTTCTCCTCCAACGGTCTCTCTCTTGGACTC CAAACGAATGGAGTAAACGGAGAGACGTTCGAGACGAATGTAACTCGTAATAAGAGTAGAGGAGGAGAAGATGCAGAAAGCAGATCTGAGAGCGATAACGCTGAAGCAGCCTCCGGCGACGATCTCGAAACCGGAGATAAACCTCCGAGGAAGAAGAAACGTTACCACCGCCACACTGCTAAACAAATACAAGACCTCGAATC GGTGTTCAAGGAGTGTGCACATCCCGACGAGAAACAGCGTCTTGATCTCAGCCGTAGACTTAACTTAGATCCACGTCAAGTCAAGTTCTGGTTCCAGAACCGCCGTACTCAGATGAAG ACTCAAATCGAACGACATGAGAATGCTTTGTTGAGGCAAGAGAACGACAAGCTTCGAGCTGAGAACATGTCCGTACGCGAAGCCATGAGGAACCCTATGTGCAGTAACTGCGGCGGACCAGCCGTTCCCGGCGAGGTCTCCATGGAAGAGCAACACCTTCGTATCGAAAACTCGCGTCTCAAAGACGAGTTAGACCGGGTCTGCGCCTTAACCGGTAAATTCTTTGGCCGGTCTCCCTCCGGTTCACATCATGTACCGGACTCATCACTCCTCCTCGGTGTTGGAGTTGGATCCGGTGGTGGTTTCTCTCTCTCATCTCCCTCGTTGCCTCAAGCTTCTCCGAGATTTGAGATTTCGAATGATACCGGTTTAGCTACGGTTAACCGTCAACCACCGGTTAGTGATTTTGATCAGAGGTCGAGGTATCTGGACTTGGCTCTTGGGGCAATGGAGGAGCTTGTGAAGATGGCTCGGAGACACGAGCCGCTTTGGGTTCGGAGCTCGGAGACTGGGTTTGAAATGCTTAACAAGGAAGAGTACGACACAAGTTTCAGTCGTGTTGTTGGACCGAAGCAAGATGGGTTTGTGTCTGAAGCTTCTAAAGAAACTGGAAACGTTATCATCAATAGCTTAGCACTCGTTGAAACCTTGATGGACTCG GAACGATGGGCGGAGATGTTTCCATCTATGATCTCAAGAACATCAACCACAGAGATTATCTCTAGTGGCATGGGAGGGACACGAAACGGTGCACTTCATCTG ATGCACGCAGAGCTTCAACTGTTGTCTCCGCTCGTGCCTGTGCGACAAGTCTCGTTCTTGAGGTTCTGTAAGCAGCACGCGGAAGGTGTTTGGGCAGTGGTAGATGTCTCAATTGATTCCATAAGAGAAGGATCTTCTTCAAGCTGTAGAAGGTTACCATCGGGTTGCCTCGTACAAGACATGGCCAATGGATACTCTAAG GTAACGTGGATCGAGCACACAGAGTACGACGAGAACCGCATCCACCGCTTATACCGCCCGTTACTCAGCTGCGGTCTAGCGTTTGGTGCACAGCGTTGGATGGCTGCGTTACAACGCCAATGTGAATGCCTCACTATTCTCATGTCCTCCACTGTTTCTCCTTCACGTAGCCCAACAC CCATTAGCTGTAATGGGAGGAAGAGCATGTTGAAGCTAGCAAGGAGGATGACTGATAATTTCTGCGGGGGCGTTTGTGCATCGTCGCTGCAGAAATGGAGCAAACTCAACGTCGGTAACGTCGACGAAGACGTTAGGATTATGACTAGGAAAAGTGTGAACGATCCTGGTGAACCGCCTGGAATCGTTTTAAACGCTGCGACTTCCGTTTGGATGCCCGTTTCTCCAAAGCGGCTGTTTGATTTCTTAGGGAATGAACGGCTGAGATCTGAGTGGGATATCTTATCCAACGGTGGGCCCATGCAAGAGATGGCCCATATCGCTAAAGGCCATGACCATTCAAACTCTATCTCCTTGCTCCGCGCCACC GCAATAAATGCGAATCAGAGTAGTATGCTGATACTACAGGAGACGAGCATAGACGCTGCAGGAGCCGTTGTGGTGTACGCGCCTGTTGATATTCCGGCAATGCAAACTGTGATGAACGGTGGAGATTCTGCTTACGTGGCGCTACTTCCCTCAGGATTCGCTATTCTCCCTAACGCTCCGCAACGATTAGAGGAACGTAACGGTAACGGTGGGTGCATGGCGGAAGGAGGGTCGTTGCTAACGGTAGCGTTTCAGATACTGGTGAATAGTTTGCCTACGGCTAAGCTGACGGTGGAATCAGTAGAGACTGTTAATAATCTGATATCGTGTACCATTCAGAAGATTAAAGCTGCTCTTCATTGTGATAGCAACTGA
- the LOC106300781 gene encoding F-box/LRR-repeat protein At3g60040-like, whose protein sequence is MDAKRFELRSCWRDSISCLPDEVLSNILSLLPTTKQAASTCILSKRWRYLFTLVNNLYIDDSEKDDSETTTTTTTYLFPESFKSFVDATLSQTHPINKLSLRCHVGKDEDDPQKACVSGWITNVANRGARELDLRIKDKGIHYLPPRLFASETLVKLTIGTRLYLGTIPPNVSLPSLKTLFIDTVFFEYGDLCCVLLAGCPVLEELTVHHHNFSATPHTIASRTVKRLSVHYDSPIDVDNCSFMSFDLPKLVYLEYSHCALREYRQVSLESLVEAKLDLYPDRNAGERPDVTDLIMGMRNVDILHLSPVSVDVIYFYCWDGLPVFNNLVTLSMGGIKSKRGCKLLAYLLKQSPKLETLIIQDLNGYHRSVSMPLNKVKMLHILDYHGTALELKTFLQEFHCLVMVQLDITEAVEDSVQTKRDLMMLLGASLPSKCQFRVT, encoded by the exons ATGGATGCCAAAAGATTTGAATTAAGAAGCTGCTGGAGAGATTCAATCAGCTGTCTCCCTGACGAGGTTCTGAGCAACATCTTATCCTTACTCCCCACCACGAAGCAAGCTGCTTCAACATGTATTCTCTCCAAACGATGGAGGTATCTCTTCACATTGGTGAACAATCTCTATATCGATGATTCCGAAAAGGACGACAGCGAGACAACAACAACAACCACGACGTACTTGTTTCCCGAGAGTTTCAAGAGTTTCGTGGACGCAACGCTTTCGCAAACCCACCCGATCAACAAACTCTCTCTTCGATGCCACGTGGGCAAAGACGAGGACGATCCCCAAAAGGCTTGCGTGAGCGGCTGGATAACCAACGTCGCTAACCGCGGCGCTCGGGAGCTGGACTTGAGGATAAAAGACAAAGGCATACACTATCTCCCTCCTCGCCTCTTCGCCAGCGAAACGCTCGTTAAGCTGACGATAGGAACACGGCTCTATCTCGGAACGATCCCTCCCAACGTCTCGCTCCCGTCTCTCAAGACTCTCTTCATCGACACCGTTTTCTTCGAGTACGGAGATCTTTGCTGCGTGCTCCTCGCTGGCTGCCCTGTTCTCGAGGAGTTGACGGTCCATCACCACAACTTCTCCGCTACCCCTCACACCATAGCGAGCCGGACCGTCAAGAGACTATCGGTTCACTACGATTCCCCCATTGATGTTGATAACTGTAGCTTCATGTCCTTTGACTTGCCCAAGCTCGTCTATCTTGAATACTCTCATTGTGCCTTGAGAGAGTATAGACAAGTTAGTCTTGAGTCCCTTGTCGAAGCTAAGCTGGATCTTTACCCGGACAGAAATGCTGGTGAGAGGCCAGATGTTACGGATCTCATCATGGGGATGCGGAATGTGGACATCCTTCATCTTTCTCCTGTTTCCGTTGAT GTGATTTATTTTTACTGTTGGGATGGGTTACCGGTGTTCAACAATCTTGTTACTTTATCCATGGGGGGGATTAAGAGTAAGCGAGGCTGCAAGTTGCTGGCATATCTACTTAAGCAGTCTCCAAAGCTTGAAACTCTAATCATCCAG GATCTGAATGGTTACCATCGCTCTGTTTCCATGCCACTGAACAAAGTCAAGATGTTGCATATTCTTGATTATCATGGAACTGCGCTAGAGTTGAAGACTTTTCTGCAGGAATTCCATTGTCTTGTTATGGTTCAGTTGGATATCACAGAAGCTGTAGAAGATAGTGTGCAAACCAAAAGGGATCTAATGATGCTTCTGGGAGCTTCACTTCCATCCAAGTGCCAGTTCAGAGTCACATAA